The following are encoded together in the Clostridia bacterium genome:
- a CDS encoding DUF1015 domain-containing protein, with protein sequence MSAIVKVPRVLLPKECVNLKKWAVIACDQFTSQGEYWQKLKDECGEVSALNVIFPEYYLDKGDMDARIDRINSYMRKYISEGVFREVDGLILTVRETSYGRRRTGLIVTIDLEQYDFTTGSLPIRATEATVKERLPVRIRIRRNAPLELPHVLLLIDDKDKTVIEPLLEKVTEADKLYDTELNMSGGSIRGYLVKDGANAVRAIEALGSKERSKELYGTDLPFLFAVGDGNHSVATAKVLWEEIKKTIPEKDWGNHPARYFLAEVNNLYEEDLSFEAIHRVVFGVNGEFIKAMQSSLSGDGHVTVVYRDEMFSVSVPSGAPEAVKAIQEFIDEYLSAHEGAAVDYIHGDENVAKVAASRDGVAIYMPVLQKEELFPYVVKHGSLPRKTFSMGEAEEKRYYLESRRIK encoded by the coding sequence ATGAGCGCGATCGTTAAAGTACCCCGCGTCCTCTTACCGAAAGAGTGCGTGAATCTGAAAAAATGGGCGGTCATCGCCTGCGACCAATTTACCTCGCAGGGCGAGTACTGGCAAAAGCTGAAAGACGAATGCGGCGAGGTTTCCGCCTTGAACGTCATTTTCCCCGAGTACTATCTCGATAAGGGCGATATGGACGCTCGCATCGATCGGATCAACTCCTATATGCGCAAGTATATCAGCGAAGGCGTTTTCCGTGAGGTGGACGGATTGATTTTGACCGTCCGTGAGACGAGCTACGGCAGGCGCCGCACCGGACTCATCGTTACGATCGATCTCGAACAGTACGATTTTACGACGGGTTCTCTCCCGATCCGTGCGACCGAAGCGACGGTCAAAGAAAGGCTTCCCGTTCGCATTCGGATCCGCCGCAACGCGCCGCTCGAACTCCCGCACGTCCTCCTTTTGATCGACGACAAGGATAAGACCGTGATCGAGCCTCTTCTCGAAAAGGTCACCGAAGCGGATAAGCTTTACGATACCGAGCTCAATATGTCGGGCGGATCGATTCGCGGCTATTTGGTCAAAGACGGGGCGAACGCCGTCCGCGCGATCGAGGCTCTCGGGTCGAAAGAACGCAGCAAAGAGCTTTACGGGACGGATCTTCCGTTTTTGTTCGCCGTAGGAGACGGAAACCATTCCGTCGCGACCGCGAAAGTCCTTTGGGAAGAGATCAAGAAGACGATTCCCGAAAAGGATTGGGGAAACCATCCCGCGCGCTATTTCCTCGCGGAAGTCAATAACCTGTATGAGGAAGATCTCTCGTTCGAGGCGATCCATCGCGTCGTGTTCGGCGTGAACGGCGAGTTCATCAAAGCGATGCAGTCTTCGCTTTCGGGCGACGGTCACGTTACCGTCGTCTACCGTGACGAGATGTTCTCCGTTTCCGTTCCGAGCGGAGCGCCCGAAGCGGTCAAAGCGATTCAGGAATTCATCGACGAATATCTTTCCGCACACGAAGGCGCGGCGGTCGACTATATCCACGGGGACGAGAACGTCGCCAAGGTCGCCGCTTCGCGCGACGGCGTCGCGATCTATATGCCCGTCCTTCAAAAGGAAGAGCTGTTCCCCTACGTCGTAAAGCACGGTTCGCTTCCGAGAAAGACCTTCTCGATGGGCGAAGCGGAAGAAAAACGCTACTATCTCGAAAGCAGAAGGATTAAATAA
- a CDS encoding aspartate kinase, with protein sequence MKVCKFGGSSMASSDTIKRVAEIIKSDGDRKYIVVSAPGKRFSKDIKITDSLLNCYAESKKGKRVSELFAPIRDRFTEIASGLGVDQKLDLPSIFASIEEGIKLSSSPDFAASQGERLSAMLLAAYLDFTFVDAREIIRFSDNGVFNAEYTNDVAQKTLLPLDSGVVVPGFYGSTSTGRIVTFSRGGSDVSGAIIARAVKADIYENWTDVNGFLTADPRIVENPKPIPELSYRELRELSYMGANVLHPESIFPVRKANIPINIRNTFEPENKGTMILPGVLQHDRLITGIAGKKGFVSILIEKSMMNNEIGFTRKLLSVLENLNISFEHLPSGIDTMTLIIADTEIGNKMQELVGGIREAVSPDRLEIQSDLALIATVGHGMAYKPGTASRLFTALSRVGVNIKMIDQGSSELNIIVAVKGDDYEKAINAIYEEFIN encoded by the coding sequence ATGAAAGTTTGTAAATTCGGCGGAAGCAGTATGGCTTCGAGCGACACGATCAAGCGCGTCGCGGAGATCATCAAATCGGACGGGGATCGGAAATATATCGTCGTTTCCGCGCCCGGTAAAAGGTTTTCCAAAGATATCAAGATAACCGACAGCTTGCTGAATTGCTATGCGGAAAGCAAAAAAGGAAAGCGCGTTTCGGAGTTATTCGCTCCGATCCGCGATCGTTTTACCGAGATCGCTTCGGGACTCGGCGTGGATCAAAAGCTCGATCTTCCGTCGATTTTCGCTTCGATCGAGGAAGGAATCAAGCTCTCTTCTTCGCCCGATTTCGCGGCGTCGCAAGGCGAGAGACTTTCCGCGATGCTTCTCGCGGCGTACCTCGATTTCACTTTCGTGGACGCGAGAGAGATCATTCGCTTTTCGGATAACGGCGTCTTCAACGCGGAGTACACGAACGACGTCGCGCAAAAGACCCTTTTGCCGCTCGATTCCGGCGTCGTCGTCCCCGGCTTTTACGGAAGCACTTCCACCGGAAGGATCGTTACCTTTTCGAGAGGCGGAAGCGACGTTTCGGGCGCGATCATCGCGCGCGCCGTCAAAGCGGATATCTATGAAAACTGGACGGACGTAAACGGCTTTTTGACCGCGGATCCCCGCATCGTGGAGAATCCGAAGCCCATTCCCGAGCTTTCGTATCGCGAGTTGCGCGAGCTTTCTTATATGGGCGCGAACGTCCTCCATCCCGAAAGCATTTTCCCCGTTCGTAAGGCGAATATCCCCATCAATATCCGCAATACCTTCGAGCCGGAAAACAAAGGGACGATGATCCTTCCGGGCGTCTTGCAACACGATCGCCTGATCACGGGTATCGCGGGTAAGAAAGGGTTCGTCAGTATTTTGATCGAGAAATCGATGATGAATAACGAGATCGGCTTTACGAGAAAACTTCTCTCCGTTCTCGAAAATCTGAACATCAGCTTCGAGCATCTCCCGAGCGGAATCGACACGATGACCTTGATCATCGCGGACACCGAGATCGGAAACAAAATGCAAGAGCTTGTCGGCGGAATTCGCGAAGCGGTCAGCCCCGACCGTTTGGAGATCCAAAGCGATCTCGCATTGATCGCGACCGTCGGACACGGAATGGCGTATAAGCCCGGAACGGCGTCGCGCCTTTTCACCGCGCTTTCGCGCGTCGGCGTCAATATCAAGATGATCGATCAAGGTTCGAGCGAGCTGAATATCATCGTCGCGGTCAAGGGCGACGATTACGAGAAAGCGATCAACGCGATCTACGAAGAATTTATTAACTGA
- a CDS encoding diadenylate cyclase: protein MQGLTEYFKNLSWISLIDAVVLVIFLVMVTVFFFRKKNYRVGLFFVLFSILFAGMDVCVSLFDLKALYFTREIFRFLAIIFIAASAVVYQSDLKLLFAKFGGQTEENVYAKLHNSRNEDDLRYASGEIVKACQNLAKNNIGALIVVCPTIISSNMLDTGIRLNAVLSAPLIESIFNPHAPLHDGAAIIKNNMILAAGCFLPLSQNPAISKDLGTRHRAAVGITEESDVLTIVVSEETGIISLVQNGDIKRYMTGEKLMDALDEAFGITDISRRKTRNFGVGGRR, encoded by the coding sequence ATGCAAGGACTTACGGAATATTTTAAGAATTTGAGTTGGATCTCGCTGATCGACGCGGTCGTCCTCGTGATTTTTCTCGTTATGGTAACGGTGTTTTTCTTCCGCAAAAAGAATTATCGCGTGGGGCTTTTCTTCGTCCTGTTCTCCATCCTTTTCGCTGGGATGGACGTCTGCGTCTCCCTGTTCGACTTGAAAGCCTTGTACTTTACGAGAGAGATCTTCCGATTCCTCGCGATCATCTTTATCGCGGCGAGCGCGGTCGTCTATCAGTCCGACCTCAAACTGCTGTTCGCGAAGTTCGGCGGGCAGACGGAGGAGAACGTCTACGCGAAACTCCATAACTCCCGCAACGAGGACGATCTTCGTTACGCTTCGGGCGAGATCGTCAAGGCTTGCCAAAACCTCGCGAAGAATAACATCGGCGCGTTGATCGTCGTTTGTCCGACGATCATCTCTTCGAATATGTTGGACACGGGTATTCGCCTGAACGCCGTTTTGTCCGCGCCGCTCATCGAAAGCATCTTCAACCCCCACGCGCCTCTGCACGACGGCGCCGCGATCATTAAAAACAATATGATCCTCGCGGCGGGTTGCTTCTTGCCCCTTTCCCAAAACCCCGCGATCAGCAAGGACCTCGGGACGCGTCACCGCGCGGCGGTCGGCATCACGGAGGAGAGCGACGTTTTGACCATCGTCGTCAGTGAGGAAACGGGTATCATTTCTCTCGTCCAAAACGGCGATATCAAACGCTATATGACGGGCGAAAAACTGATGGACGCTTTGGACGAAGCGTTCGGCATAACGGATATCAGCCGTAGAAAGACGAGAAATTTCGGAGTCGGCGGAAGGAGATAA